From a single Catenulispora sp. EB89 genomic region:
- a CDS encoding type II secretion system F family protein — protein MVPLLAKSGLPTAKARRDLAVLNRSAEDLLAQQAATGAAGLILAPVADLWFDALGLHVPSVFLVLGAAAAAAVMFWTPVMSTAAAAKVARAETRAALAMFLELAGTSFAAGGGVEQSLHDAAAIGDGPTFTKLRAALAEARLARTPVPAVFARLAHELDSADLAQLAASLALTGSEGARIKDALAAKAQVLRASQLADVQAAAEAATERTGVPIGLMFLAFMIAIGFPSVMKVLAGFN, from the coding sequence GTGGTCCCGCTGCTGGCCAAGTCGGGCCTGCCAACCGCCAAGGCTCGGCGTGACCTTGCGGTCCTCAACCGCAGCGCTGAAGACCTTCTGGCACAGCAGGCCGCGACCGGGGCAGCCGGACTGATCCTGGCACCGGTGGCAGACCTGTGGTTCGACGCGCTCGGCCTACATGTCCCGAGCGTCTTCCTGGTGCTGGGGGCGGCAGCAGCCGCTGCGGTGATGTTCTGGACACCGGTCATGAGCACGGCCGCCGCCGCGAAGGTCGCGCGTGCCGAGACCCGAGCCGCGCTGGCGATGTTCCTGGAGTTGGCCGGCACGTCTTTCGCGGCCGGGGGCGGCGTCGAGCAGTCGCTGCATGACGCTGCCGCGATCGGCGATGGGCCGACGTTCACCAAGTTGCGCGCTGCTCTGGCGGAAGCCCGACTCGCACGTACCCCCGTCCCCGCAGTCTTCGCCCGGCTCGCGCACGAGCTGGACTCGGCCGACCTGGCGCAGTTGGCGGCTTCGCTGGCGCTGACCGGTTCCGAAGGTGCTCGCATCAAGGATGCGCTGGCCGCCAAGGCGCAGGTCTTGCGTGCCAGTCAGCTCGCTGACGTTCAGGCCGCCGCCGAGGCTGCGACCGAGCGGACTGGCGTACCGATCGGGCTGATGTTTCTCGCCTTCATGATCGCCATCGGTTTCCCCTCGGTCATGAAGGTCCTCGCCGGGTTCAACTGA